CCAAAGAAAAATAACTTTGAAGCAAAAATGTCTTTTATAACTTCCGTTCTATCGGCTTTAGCGATATCGTAAAGTTTGGCATCGCCACCTGCGGCAATAATGCCTTCCAGAATTGCTCTTGCCATTTTTTCACTTGAACCCCACATTGTTTCATAAACAATTACAGCACTTTTTTTGTAAGGGAAGTTTTTTGACCATAACGCATATTTTTCAACTATTGTTTTTGGGTTTTTGCGCCAGATAATGCCATGAGCGGGTGCTATGGTGTCTATTTTAAGACCAAGTTTTATCAACTCATCAATTTTTCTTGCGATAAGCATACTAAAAGGAACAAGGATATTAGCATAATATTTTTCGGCCTCATCCATTAAAACACACTGGTCAACTTCATCGTCAAACCTGCCAGATGAGGCAAGGTGTTGGCCAAAGGCATCGTTTGGAATTAAAAGTCGGTCTTGTGGGATGTATGTAAACATTGAATCGGGCCAGTGGATCATTGCAGCGTCAATAAACTGTAGTGTTTTTGAGCCGATTTCCAATGTGTCTCCGCTTTTTACAACCTGAAAGTTCCAAACCGGGTTTGGATAATAATATTTGAAAAGCCCATCTTTGCACTTTGCTGTGCCAAATATTTTCGCGTTTTTTGCAAGCTTCATTATTTCAGGTATGGAACCAGAGTGATCGGGCTCTATGTGATTTACAATTATATAGTCAATTTTTGCTGGGTCTATAATTTCGCTAATTCGCTCTATCCATTGAGCAGAAAAACCGGACTGTACCCCATCAATAAGCGTAATTTTCTCATCAATTATAAGATATGAATTGTAGGTTGTGCCATGTTGGAGATTATATGTATTGCCATGAAAAGTTTTTAAGTTCCAGTCAACAGCACCTACCCAATAGACATTTGGTGCAACTTTTATCTTTTCCATTTTTCACTCCGCTACGGCTATGCGATTATTTCTTTTTTATGTAACCCTTAAATATATTGCCTTCTTTTTCCAATGCAAGAAACTCATTGCCGGTCATTTGGCACCACTTTGGTATATCTTTTTGAAAACCATAATCATCAGCCAGAACAAGCAAAACCTGTCCGCTTGAAAGTTTATCAAGTTCTTCTTTTGTTTTAACTATTGGCATCGGGCACATAAGCCCTGTGCAATCAAGCTCTTTATCAAATTTAATCATATAAATAAGTTTACCTTCGCTTCTTTTGCCTCCGCAAGATAACTTATGGCTCCGGCAAATTCGTCAACTTCATCGCTAAGGTCATCTTTATCAAGACCAAGAACGCCACAACTCATTGTGCAAGCAATATACTTTACCCCAAGAGAGCGCGCTGTTTTCATCATTTCGGAAAGGGTTGCAACTTTTTTTTGTTTCATAAGCAACTTCATTAAAATTGGCCCAATGCCTAAAAAGTTAAACTTAGATATTGGCAAATATCCCGTGTTTAAAACTCCAAACATTTTCTGCAAAAAGTTCTGTTTGCTATTTACCACAAACATATTTTTCTTAAGTACATTTAAACCCCAAAATGTGAAAAATATCGTCGCTTCCATACCGCTTGCGGCGGCAGTTGTGGCAAGTGTAAACGCAGCTATCGCCTTATCTAACTCGCCAGAAAAAAGAATAATTGTCATTTTTTCTTTTTGTTCGCTCATTTCTTCGCCTTGGTTTTTGATTCTACCTCTGTGCACCCATAAGAACAGCCACAAGATGAAACAGACTTTTGCTGTTTGCTTTCTTCCGACTTGCAACCACACGAACAATCATCGGCACATTCAGTTATTGGTGTACCACATGGTTTACAAATTTCAACTTCTCCACAACCACAGTTACAGTCTGCTTGGTTTTCTGTTTTGTTATTTTTAATTTTTACTCCTTTTTTAGTCAAGTAATCTTCAAGCGCTTTATGCAAAGCATCTGCCCCAAGGTTTGAACAGTGCATTTTGTTAGGAGGAAGGCCGCCAAGTTCAAGGGCAACATTGGCATTTGTTATTTTCATAGCGTCGGCAACACTCTTGCCTTTTCCCATTTCTGAAACCATAGATGAAACGGCAATTGCTGCGCCACAACCAAACGTTTTAAATTTAATATCTGTAACTATATCATCTTTTACCTTAACATAAAAAGTCATCATATCGCCGCATACTGGGTTGCCAACCTCACCAACACCATCGGCATCTTTTATCTCGCCAACATTTCTTGGATTTGAAAAGTGATCCATAACTTTTTCTGAATAAAAAGGCATACTCTCCTCCTATATTAATTCAAATTATTCTTAATAAAATTACTAATGTTCAAACTTTTGCAAACACTACTCTTCGTTGTGGTTGTGGTCATGCTCATGGCCATAATCTGTACCCGGGCCGGCAACTTGCCTTTCTCCGGTTTTTATAAAGTGGTCATACAATGGCGACATTTCTCTTAAGCGTTTTACAATTGCAGGAAATTCCAAAAGAAACCGGTCAACATCGGCCATAGTATTATATTTTGATAACGCTATTAGAAGTGAACCTTGACCAACCGCCGGATCTGCACCTATTGCAGTTAGAACATGAGACATTTTAAGTGCTTTTGAAGCACATGCTGAACCGCTTGAAACCATAAAACCCTTACTGTCTAAAAGCAACATCATTGCCTCGCCTTCAATAAACTCTATTGAAAAATTAACATTGTTTGGCATTCTATTACTTGTATGGCCGTTTAAATAAACATACTCAACTTTTTTTGGCAATTCTTCAATTAATTTATCTCTTAACTCTTTAATACTTGCGGAGTTTTTTATCATTTCGTTTTTAGCTAATTCGCAGGCGACACCAAAACCAACTATTGACGGAATATTTTCTAATCCCGCCCTGCGGCCTTCTTCCTGAACGCCACCGTCAATTTGAGGAGTTACGCGCGTCCCCTTTTTTACATACAACGCGGCTGCGCCTTTTGGCCCATGAAACTGAGAAGCGGAAAACGAAAGCAGGTCAACACCTAAATCATTCACATCTATTGGTATTAAGCCGGCAACACATACAGCATCTGTATGAAACAAAGAACCGTTTGCTTTTGTAAGCAACACAAGCTCTTTAATATTTTGGATTGTGCCTATTTCAGTGTTTGCGGTTTGTATTGAAACAAGTATAGTATCTTTTCGTAAAGCCACTTTAAGATCATTTGAATTAACTTCGCCAAGCTGGTTAACAGGTAATATCGTTACTTCAAAACCAATTTTTTCTAACCTGCGCGCGGCATATAAAACCGAAAAATGCTCAATTGCGCTAACAATTATATGTTTGCCCTTATGCGCATTGGCATCGGCAACACCCTTTATTGCAAAGTTATTTGCCTCTGAACCACAGGAAACAAAGTATATCTCGCCTACTTTTGCGCCAATAAAATCAGCTACGCTTTTACGAGCAATATCAAGCGCGTCTTTTGCCACAGCTCCAACTGAGTGCATATTCTGAGGGTTACCGTAGTTTTCCTTTAAAAAAGGCACCATTGCCTCAAGAACTCTTGGGTCAAGCTGTGTGGCTGAGTTGTTATCAAAATATGTTATTTGCATATATTACCTGCACTTTTTGCACAAACCTCTAAAATAACCGTGAATTTGTTTTATTAAATGACCCTCTATTTCTTTCTTTTGGCAATTTGGGCAGGTAACATTTATATCAATTATGGCGCCACAGTTTTCGCAAACAAAGTGGTGGTGCCAATTTGTAATACCATCAAACCTTACTTCCTGACCAATTGTAAGTTCACCAACCAAACCACTTCTGGCAAACATCTCAAGTGTATTATAAAGTGTTGTTTTTGAAAGTGTGGGAATTTGATTTTTTAACTTCTTGTAAATTAAATCTATCGATGGATGGCTTTTATTGCCAGCCATAAAACTCAAAATCTTAAGCCGCTGGTATGTCGGCTTAAGCTTACAATTTAACAACCGTGTTTTGAGTGTTTCCAATTTTGTAATCATTACAGTTTGGATTATAAACAAATCCGAATTACTTGTCAAGTTATTTTTATATTGTTGAACCCGAAATTTGAAAAGTCCGAGTTAAAACACTGCCAATAAAGCGCCGCTATAACTGTTTTTGAATCCTTTATTTTACCTGCATGAATCAATGCAAGCAACTTTTTGAAAGGTACCGCTTTATATGAAATAAACTCGTCTTCATCAGGAGATGCATCAGCTTTACTAAGCCCAAATGCGGCATATATATGCAATACCTCATCGGCAAAGGCAGGAGTAGTCCAAAAAGTAGTTAGTTTTATTATTTTTTTTGCAGTAAAACCCGTTTCCTCTTTAAGCTCGCGCTTTGCACAACTAAGTGAGCTTTCACCGGGGTCTATTTTACCTGCAGGAACTTCTAATGTAATTTCTTTTACAGGGTAGCGATATTGTTTTACAAGCGCGACTGTATCTTTATTAATAAACGGTAAAACAGCAGTAGCGCCCGGATGCACAAGAAACTCCCTAATTGCTTTTTTGCCGTTTGGCAAAATTATTTCATGTGATGTAAAACCAACTGCCTTACCTTTATAATCAAACTGTGTTTTGTGATATTTTTCTTTCATTTTGCCTTTGGGTTCCATAACACAATTTCTTCAAGCGGTTTTCTTATTGGATCACGCGGTTTACCTGACGAGTAGCCCAGCGTAAGCAAACACTCTGGCTTCCAATTTTTTGGCAAGCCAAGCAATTTTTTTATTTTATTTGCCTTAAACCAACCAATATAACAAGTGCCAAGCCCAAGCTCAGTAGCTTTTAACGCACAATGCTCCAATGCAATACCAATGTCTATAAGGTGATAATTAACACCCTGAATAAGCTCGCCTACCTTATGCGTTAATAGTTGCAGCTGGCTTGCCGCAACTATTATTACAGGCGCACTTTTCGCCCAAGTGTTTGGCACAGTTACACCCATACATTGCTCTATAAATTTTTCTTTTAACTCTTTTTGGTCTATTACAATAAAACGCCATGGCTGGGCATTGCATGCGGAAGGCGCAAGGCGCGCGGCTTGTAAAATTGCCTCAATTTTTTCTTTTTCTACTGTTCGCGAATCATAACTTCTAACAGAGTACCTTTGCCCGATAAGTTCATCAAGTGTTGACATTTTTTGTCCCTTTAATGCGTGTATATAAATACAAGCACAAAAACCCAATTAAAATACCAAAACAATCTATAAGCACATCTATTACGCAACCTACTCTTCCAACAACAAATGACTGGTGGTACTCATCGCTTGCGGCATAAAACAAAGCAAATATACCGCCAAACGCGCCTGCAAAACTTTTATTTACAGTATTAAAAAATGCTCGCCGTGAAAGTAAAAATAAAATTGCGTATTCAGTTATGTGCGCTAACTTTCTTAAAATTAAGTCCCAAACGCCAAAGTTTGTTTTTAGGTTTGGTTGGTCTGATAAAAAATAAATTAACGCGCACCAAAGAAAAACCGAACCCCAGAAAAACCCAACTTTTTTATTTTTCGTAAAAGTGTCTATACTCATAATTTGCCATTGTCTTTAAAACTAAAATACCCATTTGCCGATATAATAATATGGTCTAAAACTTCTATACCCATAATTTTGCCGGCCTCGCAAAGTTGTTTTGTTATTGCAAAGTCATCAGAAGACGGCACACTTTGGCCAGATGGGTGATTGTGCGCAAGAATTATGCTTGCAGCGCTGTGTTTTAGTGCTGGTTCAAAAACTTCGCGAGGATGTACCAAACTTGCGTTTAAAGTGCCTACCGATATTTCCTCTTTATGCACAATTTTATTTCTGCCATTTAGGTATACTACAACAAACACCTCTTTTTTCCTGTTTGCAATGTCTTGCAGAGCACTTAAAACATCAGACGGCTTTGTTATTTGAGGAAACGGGTCTGCACCTAAATACCTTTTTGCAAGTTCCGCGGCGCAACAAAGTTCTGCGGCTTTTGCAGGGCCTATGCCTTTTATTTTTGCAAGTTCCTCATACGGCAATAAAAACAGCTTACCGTTTGGAAATTTTTTTAATATTTCTTTTGACAGCTCAAAAACATTTTTGCCGGCATAGCCAGTTCTTAAAAGCACACAGAGCAGTTCTTCATCTTTTAACGCCTGTGCGCCAAGCCGTTTAAGTTTTTCTCTGGGCATTTCCTGTACTACCATAGCATTTCCTTTAACTTTTCGCGTTGACTATTTTTTGTATTATAAAAGAACCCAAATATACCATTATAAAAGCTACCAGCAACATAAAATTGCCTAAAGTTGTACTAAAAAGCAACCCAACCATAGCGGGTTCCATAAGGTACAATAACAGCAAAAGCCCAAATGGCACAAAACTCATAACCAAGCCCGATGAACGCGCCTGTGCCGTAAGCGCGTTCAATTTATTTCTCAAATTCTTTTTTTCACGCAAATTGGAACAAACCATTGAGAGCATTTCAGATAAGTTGCCACCCGTTTGCCTTGAAAGTTTTATTGAATTTGCAGCAAGTAAAAATGCTTCAGAATGAATATTTTCGGCTAATGCCAAAAGTGCATCCGTAACAGGTATACCCAACTTAAAGCTGTTTAGAGCGGTAGCAAATATTTCAGAAGCTGAGTTTTTGTTTGAAAGCGTGTAGTTTTCAAGTGCCGATTCAAAGCTTTGGCCTGCCTGAACCGAACTTGAAACAGCCGAAAGTGCTTCTGTTAAGGTATCTTCAAAAGCAAAGTTCTTTTTACTTTTTATTGAGTTAAAATAACTGTTTATTGCCCAATACATTCCAAGTCCTGCAATAAAACCAAGTATTGGCTTTAAAAAAATAATAGCCACCATAAGGAAAAAAATTACGCTTACAGCTATCTTTATTTTTAAAGAAACTTTTGAGCTTGGATTTTCATATAATTGTGCAAGCGAGCTGTTAAACAAGCTTACTGCTTTTCCTTTTTTGTCTTTTATATCAAAACTTTTTTGCGTTTTTTTGCGCGCGACAAACTTTTTTAGTATCCAAAATGCGCCAAAAGACACTGCGCAAAATACGAGCAAAATTGTAGAAAACATTAAAATAAATCTCACAATATACCCTTGGCCTTTGCCTCTACTTCAAACTCTTTAGCAATGCCATAGTTTTTAAAACTGCCCTGCACTGTTTTGCCGTCATAACCGGTTTGCTCAAAACCAAAAATCGGAGCTGTTTGAACGGAACCGTCCGGCAACAAAGACAGTTTTGCTATCTGCGAAATTTTTCTTGAACCATCTTGATAACGCGCCAATTGCACAATTATCTGCACAGCCGAACAAATTTGTTCCTTTATTGCTTTTTCTGGCAACTCCATTCCTGACATCATAACCATTGTGATAATTCTTGAAACAACATCTTTTGCGGTATTTGCATGCACGGTAGTAAGCGAACCATCATGGCCCGTGTTCATTGCCTGAAGCATATCTAATGCCTCTCCGCCGCGACACTCGCCAACAATAATTCTATCGGGACGCATACGCAAAGCGTTTATAACAAGCCGCCTTATACTTATTTCGCCTTTACCCTCAATTGACTGTGGACGCGCTTCAAGGCGAATAACATGCTCCTGCGAAAGCTTTAATTCTGCTGAATCTTCAATGGTTACAATTCTTTCATCTGTCCCAATAAAAGTGGCAAGCGCATTTAACAGAGTTGTTTTACCTGTACCTGTTCCACCTGAAACAATAATATTTTTGCGCAGCATAACGCACACTTTTAGGAAATCTGACATCTCACTGCTTGCGGCACCAAAAGAAATCAAATCACTAAAAGCTATATTTTTTTTAAAAAACTTTCTTATGGAAAGCAACGGGCCGGATAATGAAACCGGCTCAATAACCGCATTAACGCGCGAGCCGTCGGACAAACGCGCATCTACTAAAGGGGACGCTTCATCAATTCTGCGGCCTATTGGCGCAAGAATTCTGTCAATTACGGTTTTAAGCCCTGCAATGTTTTCAAATTTCACGCTTGATGGTTTTAGTTTGCCATTTTCTTCAATAAATATTTTATTTGGCCCGTTAACCAATATTTCGCTTATTTTTTGGTCTGCGATAAGCTCTTCTAAAACACCCAAGCCCAGCGCCTGGTCAAGAACTTCTTTTGATATACGCTCCCGAATTTCATAGGTAAGCGTTGCGCTTTTTTCTAAAGATATTAACTCGTCAACTATTTTTTTTGCCTTTTGGCGTACCTCGTTTAAACCTGCTGTGTCGTCAAAGCGAATGGAACGAAGATCCATTTTTTCTATTAATTCTTTATGTATTTTTTCTTTAAACGCGCTGAAAACCGCATAAATTTTGTTTGGGTTTTCATGCAAAACCACAACTTGAGCAGAAAACTCTTCTTTTGAAATTTTATCTATAAGATTTTTTATGCCAGAGGCAAACTCAAATGACATGTTTGATAAGGATACAGAGTCAGGATTATTTAGAGCATCCACAAAATCTTTGTCGCTGTATGTTATTTCTGCGAAAATTTCGGCACCAATTGCCTCCGCAAGCTCCGTTGTTTTCATTTGGCCGCCAATATTTTTTCTACAAATCACAGGTTTTATTGCGTCTTTTGCCACAAAGTTTTTTGCCGCACTGTTAATAAAATCTTTCGCGCGAGCAACGCCAAAAGCATGTGGCTCAACAAAAAGCAAAACCATAGCACACTCATGAATAAGGTTTTGCATAGCAATATCTTCTACCAATGGCACGAAAATAAAAGATGAGGTTTTGGATAGTTGTTTTAGTAATTTAGATAAAAGCTGGGTGGAAGATATGTCGAAATCGGGCTTTATTAGTACGAGTTGATTTTTAGAACCAAAGTAGCCCTTTAGAATGTTGGGGCTTATATCTTGTGAAATGGCAATAATTTCAGATGCGTTTTTTACTGCAGGAAAGTTATAAACTAATTGTGCGCTAACAGCTTTTTCGCAAAAATCTAAAAACAAACCACCACTTATAGCACAAAGGTTTGCGCCAAAAAAAAACTTATCAGCACCAAAGCCCGCATCTGCAAGCGCAATTATTTTTCCCATAAATTTAACCCGGATTTAACTTTTAAAAGGTGAGTTAATTACTTTTTTGGTATTTTTTAAGAAGCTCAAGTGTCTCTCGTTGCTTTTTTTGCATCTGTTCCATTGCAACACCAGCAGGTTGCTGAGTTTTATCACCTTGAGTTTTTTGTACAGCTGCTGAGACACCCTCTATAATATCTTGAACCTTAGCACCACAGGTTTGCACTAATGTTTCCTCGCAAACAGGCCTTAAAGAAAACCTAACAATACTTTTTTCGCAGCATAACGCTAACAACTCTGCCTCTTGTGGTAAAACAGAAACGCAAACAGCAGACCTAACAGGAGAGTTTTCTTGTGATATTACACCTTGCTCACTCTGATTTTTTTGTGCCCCACCAAGGTATGCTTTATCTACGGAAAGCACAAGAATGTTTTGTAATACAGTAGCTGCCGCCTGCTGAAGTTTGCCGGCTTTATCTTCAAAATCAAAAACAGCAATTATATCTATTCTGTTGCCTGGCTTTATTCTATCA
This region of Endomicrobiales bacterium genomic DNA includes:
- a CDS encoding DsrE/DsrF/DrsH-like family protein, with product MSEQKEKMTIILFSGELDKAIAAFTLATTAAASGMEATIFFTFWGLNVLKKNMFVVNSKQNFLQKMFGVLNTGYLPISKFNFLGIGPILMKLLMKQKKVATLSEMMKTARSLGVKYIACTMSCGVLGLDKDDLSDEVDEFAGAISYLAEAKEAKVNLFI
- a CDS encoding NUDIX hydrolase, producing the protein MEPKGKMKEKYHKTQFDYKGKAVGFTSHEIILPNGKKAIREFLVHPGATAVLPFINKDTVALVKQYRYPVKEITLEVPAGKIDPGESSLSCAKRELKEETGFTAKKIIKLTTFWTTPAFADEVLHIYAAFGLSKADASPDEDEFISYKAVPFKKLLALIHAGKIKDSKTVIAALYWQCFNSDFSNFGFNNIKIT
- a CDS encoding nitroreductase family protein, with amino-acid sequence MSTLDELIGQRYSVRSYDSRTVEKEKIEAILQAARLAPSACNAQPWRFIVIDQKELKEKFIEQCMGVTVPNTWAKSAPVIIVAASQLQLLTHKVGELIQGVNYHLIDIGIALEHCALKATELGLGTCYIGWFKANKIKKLLGLPKNWKPECLLTLGYSSGKPRDPIRKPLEEIVLWNPKAK
- a CDS encoding transcriptional repressor, whose protein sequence is MITKLETLKTRLLNCKLKPTYQRLKILSFMAGNKSHPSIDLIYKKLKNQIPTLSKTTLYNTLEMFARSGLVGELTIGQEVRFDGITNWHHHFVCENCGAIIDINVTCPNCQKKEIEGHLIKQIHGYFRGLCKKCR
- a CDS encoding flavodoxin domain-containing protein — its product is MEKIKVAPNVYWVGAVDWNLKTFHGNTYNLQHGTTYNSYLIIDEKITLIDGVQSGFSAQWIERISEIIDPAKIDYIIVNHIEPDHSGSIPEIMKLAKNAKIFGTAKCKDGLFKYYYPNPVWNFQVVKSGDTLEIGSKTLQFIDAAMIHWPDSMFTYIPQDRLLIPNDAFGQHLASSGRFDDEVDQCVLMDEAEKYYANILVPFSMLIARKIDELIKLGLKIDTIAPAHGIIWRKNPKTIVEKYALWSKNFPYKKSAVIVYETMWGSSEKMARAILEGIIAAGGDAKLYDIAKADRTEVIKDIFASKLFFFGSSTHDNNILPAMAGFLDFIKGMKIKNRLGMAFGSFGWSGESVKQIEEIMIEGGIEIAHPLLQIKYAPSTDEIKKCFDAGFELAKKYLL
- a CDS encoding cysteine desulfurase; protein product: MQITYFDNNSATQLDPRVLEAMVPFLKENYGNPQNMHSVGAVAKDALDIARKSVADFIGAKVGEIYFVSCGSEANNFAIKGVADANAHKGKHIIVSAIEHFSVLYAARRLEKIGFEVTILPVNQLGEVNSNDLKVALRKDTILVSIQTANTEIGTIQNIKELVLLTKANGSLFHTDAVCVAGLIPIDVNDLGVDLLSFSASQFHGPKGAAALYVKKGTRVTPQIDGGVQEEGRRAGLENIPSIVGFGVACELAKNEMIKNSASIKELRDKLIEELPKKVEYVYLNGHTSNRMPNNVNFSIEFIEGEAMMLLLDSKGFMVSSGSACASKALKMSHVLTAIGADPAVGQGSLLIALSKYNTMADVDRFLLEFPAIVKRLREMSPLYDHFIKTGERQVAGPGTDYGHEHDHNHNEE
- a CDS encoding VanZ family protein: MSIDTFTKNKKVGFFWGSVFLWCALIYFLSDQPNLKTNFGVWDLILRKLAHITEYAILFLLSRRAFFNTVNKSFAGAFGGIFALFYAASDEYHQSFVVGRVGCVIDVLIDCFGILIGFLCLYLYTRIKGTKNVNT
- a CDS encoding type II secretion system F family protein produces the protein MFSTILLVFCAVSFGAFWILKKFVARKKTQKSFDIKDKKGKAVSLFNSSLAQLYENPSSKVSLKIKIAVSVIFFLMVAIIFLKPILGFIAGLGMYWAINSYFNSIKSKKNFAFEDTLTEALSAVSSSVQAGQSFESALENYTLSNKNSASEIFATALNSFKLGIPVTDALLALAENIHSEAFLLAANSIKLSRQTGGNLSEMLSMVCSNLREKKNLRNKLNALTAQARSSGLVMSFVPFGLLLLLYLMEPAMVGLLFSTTLGNFMLLVAFIMVYLGSFIIQKIVNAKS
- a CDS encoding CpaF family protein — protein: MGKIIALADAGFGADKFFFGANLCAISGGLFLDFCEKAVSAQLVYNFPAVKNASEIIAISQDISPNILKGYFGSKNQLVLIKPDFDISSTQLLSKLLKQLSKTSSFIFVPLVEDIAMQNLIHECAMVLLFVEPHAFGVARAKDFINSAAKNFVAKDAIKPVICRKNIGGQMKTTELAEAIGAEIFAEITYSDKDFVDALNNPDSVSLSNMSFEFASGIKNLIDKISKEEFSAQVVVLHENPNKIYAVFSAFKEKIHKELIEKMDLRSIRFDDTAGLNEVRQKAKKIVDELISLEKSATLTYEIRERISKEVLDQALGLGVLEELIADQKISEILVNGPNKIFIEENGKLKPSSVKFENIAGLKTVIDRILAPIGRRIDEASPLVDARLSDGSRVNAVIEPVSLSGPLLSIRKFFKKNIAFSDLISFGAASSEMSDFLKVCVMLRKNIIVSGGTGTGKTTLLNALATFIGTDERIVTIEDSAELKLSQEHVIRLEARPQSIEGKGEISIRRLVINALRMRPDRIIVGECRGGEALDMLQAMNTGHDGSLTTVHANTAKDVVSRIITMVMMSGMELPEKAIKEQICSAVQIIVQLARYQDGSRKISQIAKLSLLPDGSVQTAPIFGFEQTGYDGKTVQGSFKNYGIAKEFEVEAKAKGIL
- a CDS encoding sulfurtransferase TusA family protein, which produces MIKFDKELDCTGLMCPMPIVKTKEELDKLSSGQVLLVLADDYGFQKDIPKWCQMTGNEFLALEKEGNIFKGYIKKK
- the radC gene encoding DNA repair protein RadC — translated: MVVQEMPREKLKRLGAQALKDEELLCVLLRTGYAGKNVFELSKEILKKFPNGKLFLLPYEELAKIKGIGPAKAAELCCAAELAKRYLGADPFPQITKPSDVLSALQDIANRKKEVFVVVYLNGRNKIVHKEEISVGTLNASLVHPREVFEPALKHSAASIILAHNHPSGQSVPSSDDFAITKQLCEAGKIMGIEVLDHIIISANGYFSFKDNGKL
- the cpaB gene encoding Flp pilus assembly protein CpaB; this encodes MKKPLLIALLCGFLAALFAGMYFVGIEKKYSTSAQKVSVLCANKYIDQDVILDGSMFEEALVPKDYIQPRALGSVKELYSSDGRKLFMSVVPIEKGEQLILTKLYTVGLETGLSSIIPTGKRAVTLYPNEEGLADRIKPGNRIDIIAVFDFEDKAGKLQQAAATVLQNILVLSVDKAYLGGAQKNQSEQGVISQENSPVRSAVCVSVLPQEAELLALCCEKSIVRFSLRPVCEETLVQTCGAKVQDIIEGVSAAVQKTQGDKTQQPAGVAMEQMQKKQRETLELLKKYQKSN